One stretch of Bacteroidales bacterium DNA includes these proteins:
- the pelA gene encoding pectate lyase, with amino-acid sequence MRNTSLALFSLVMIFCLLHESAAQSSYTDKPWTYVATKMPEEWYGSEESLKVAENVLLYQRDIGGWPKNTPIHKPLTEAEKAKVNDDKGTNDAIFDNSATTTEMKFLARMYNKTKNETYKVSFNRGLDFILDAQYDNGGWPMFWPLRKGYYTHITFNDNAIVNILSMLRDIRDKKPLYSAVTDTDNMSRVENAYTKGIDVILRTQIVINGKRTVWCAQHDEATFLPAKARSYELPSFSGAESVGIISLLMEIPDPSTEIIESVEGSIEWLNNHRIKNTRWDTFINTEGLKDRRIVTDPKAGDMWARFYDLDTQEPYVCDRDGIKKKTLEEIGYERRNGYSWYTDDPLVVISKYPDWKAKWVK; translated from the coding sequence ATGAGAAATACCTCCTTAGCACTTTTCTCTCTTGTGATGATTTTCTGCTTACTTCATGAATCAGCAGCTCAGAGTTCTTACACAGATAAACCATGGACTTATGTTGCAACAAAAATGCCGGAAGAATGGTATGGTTCTGAAGAATCATTGAAAGTGGCAGAGAATGTACTTCTATATCAACGTGATATTGGCGGATGGCCCAAAAACACACCTATTCATAAACCCCTCACTGAAGCTGAAAAAGCCAAAGTAAACGATGACAAGGGAACCAATGATGCAATATTCGATAACAGTGCCACAACTACCGAAATGAAGTTTTTGGCAAGGATGTATAACAAGACTAAAAACGAAACATATAAGGTGTCGTTTAACAGAGGTTTGGATTTCATTCTTGATGCCCAGTATGATAATGGAGGATGGCCAATGTTCTGGCCTTTAAGAAAAGGATATTATACCCATATCACATTCAACGACAATGCAATAGTAAATATACTTTCAATGCTGAGGGATATCAGGGACAAAAAACCTCTTTACTCTGCTGTTACAGACACTGATAATATGTCCAGAGTTGAAAATGCATATACTAAAGGGATCGATGTAATTCTCAGAACCCAGATAGTTATAAACGGGAAGAGAACAGTGTGGTGTGCACAGCACGATGAAGCAACCTTCCTGCCGGCTAAAGCAAGGTCGTATGAACTTCCTTCTTTTAGTGGTGCCGAGTCTGTAGGTATAATCAGTCTCCTTATGGAGATCCCGGATCCGTCAACTGAGATAATTGAATCAGTTGAAGGTTCGATTGAGTGGCTTAATAATCATAGAATTAAGAATACAAGATGGGATACTTTTATTAATACGGAAGGTCTTAAGGACCGACGGATTGTAACTGATCCTAAGGCAGGTGATATGTGGGCACGCTTTTATGATCTTGACACCCAGGAGCCTTATGTATGCGACAGGGATGGTATAAAGAAGAAGACTCTTGAAGAAATAGGTTATGAAAGGAGGAACGGATACAGCTGGTATACGGATGATCCTTTGGTTGTTATAAGTAAATATCCGGATTGGAAAGCAAAGTGGGTAAAATAA
- a CDS encoding amidohydrolase family protein, protein MKHTLILKLLLVLLSVSVSLNSQTPVASSAQPGYENRIMEYVDSLRVFDTHEHFFHPDFLKQSPFLDFALFFLENGFNDLVSSGLPDTLYSNIYNGTLSPEAKWKIIEPYWQNTLNTASNRTMLLAFNDLYGIKELNLSTVGPLSRKIKDSYQKEWMDHVAKDICKIDYIIQDGDEIKTKGNYIKFITRFDTWITLDSKRVIDSMAIMQLEPIYTLEGLVKALNTDFKAKLDEGMVAIKINLAYIRPLIFEDVNIEIARKVFKTIVNGNKDMVLKAEEARPLQDYMVHQLLKLAEKNKIPVAFHTGLQAGNSNNINNSDPTLLNNLFRQYPDVNFVLFHGGYPFGGELSTLAKNFKNVSIDMNWTYSISPAYAERYLEEWLETVPASKIMAFGGDQRFIENTYGNLVIAKKTISNVLIKKVGENYLSENEAKKIAKMLLYDNGKRFYNIH, encoded by the coding sequence GTGAAGCATACTTTGATTCTGAAATTACTCCTAGTGCTTTTATCTGTATCTGTCAGCCTTAATAGCCAGACTCCTGTAGCTTCTTCTGCTCAGCCTGGGTACGAGAACCGTATTATGGAGTATGTTGATTCATTAAGAGTATTCGATACACATGAGCACTTTTTTCATCCTGATTTTCTGAAACAATCTCCCTTTCTTGACTTCGCTCTTTTTTTCCTGGAAAACGGATTTAATGATCTTGTCTCTTCCGGGTTACCAGATACTTTATATTCAAATATTTATAATGGCACACTTTCTCCTGAAGCAAAATGGAAAATAATTGAACCGTACTGGCAAAACACTTTAAATACAGCATCCAACAGGACTATGCTGCTGGCCTTTAATGATCTTTATGGTATTAAAGAATTAAATCTTTCCACTGTGGGGCCATTATCCCGAAAAATAAAAGACTCCTATCAGAAGGAGTGGATGGATCATGTGGCAAAGGATATATGTAAGATAGATTATATAATACAGGATGGTGACGAGATTAAAACAAAAGGGAACTATATAAAGTTTATCACCAGGTTTGATACATGGATAACTCTTGATTCAAAAAGAGTAATTGATTCCATGGCAATAATGCAGTTGGAACCAATTTACACTCTTGAGGGACTGGTAAAAGCCCTGAACACGGATTTTAAGGCCAAACTTGATGAAGGTATGGTGGCCATAAAAATTAATCTGGCTTATATCAGACCATTGATTTTTGAAGATGTAAATATTGAGATTGCCAGGAAAGTTTTTAAAACTATTGTTAATGGCAACAAAGACATGGTATTAAAAGCAGAAGAAGCCAGGCCTTTGCAGGATTATATGGTTCATCAGCTTCTTAAACTTGCTGAAAAAAACAAAATTCCTGTTGCATTTCATACCGGACTTCAGGCTGGGAATTCAAACAATATAAATAATTCAGATCCAACTCTTCTTAATAATCTGTTCCGGCAATATCCTGATGTAAATTTTGTCCTATTCCATGGCGGATATCCTTTCGGTGGTGAATTATCGACTCTGGCAAAGAATTTTAAAAATGTTTCAATCGATATGAACTGGACATATTCAATTTCACCAGCATATGCAGAAAGGTATCTGGAAGAATGGCTCGAGACCGTTCCTGCCAGTAAGATAATGGCTTTTGGCGGTGACCAGCGATTTATTGAAAACACTTATGGAAACCTTGTAATAGCGAAAAAGACCATTTCAAATGTTCTTATCAAAAAGGTTGGCGAAAACTATTTATCTGAAAATGAGGCTAAAAAAATAGCAAAGATGTTGCTCTATGATAATGGAAAAAGGTTTTATAATATCCATTAA
- a CDS encoding BNR-4 repeat-containing protein, giving the protein MIFLILGYFHVGAQNQKAQGYMGLWSRSEISHEYGYRYSGGLGTFSSQHRPMAIYSAKMDKTYFLYSGTRDQDESHLQIMISYFDHKSRKVPRPVVVYDKMGVTDAQDNASLLIDSNGNIWVFVSGRGRTRPGLIFKSTLPWSIESFDLVLEGEILFPQPVWLNDSCFFLLHSKLMKGRELFWTSSTDGKTWSESSKIASMGGHFQTTGAFGNTVYTVFSYYPEGNIDKRTNLYLLKTDDFGKTWKNIDGKVITVPLTEVVNDALIKDYSDEKKLVYINDLNFDSEGNPVILAIVSSGYKPGESGEPRDLIVIRWKANKWLFSKVASVDHNFDMGPIFISKDEWRIIAPTGVGVQKNVTGGEMELWVSKNEGADWEKSHELTKNSIRNNSYPRRPMYADKDFFAYWVDGDAENISQSILYFTNEKCDKIWVLPYNMKKDSERPVRIK; this is encoded by the coding sequence ATCGGAAATCTCTCATGAATATGGATACAGATATTCAGGAGGCTTGGGAACATTTTCATCTCAGCATAGGCCAATGGCAATTTATAGTGCCAAAATGGACAAAACATACTTCCTGTATTCAGGAACAAGAGACCAGGATGAGAGTCATTTGCAGATAATGATCTCCTATTTTGATCACAAGTCACGCAAGGTTCCGAGGCCAGTTGTTGTGTATGATAAAATGGGTGTGACCGATGCACAGGATAATGCTTCATTGTTGATCGATTCAAATGGCAATATCTGGGTTTTTGTAAGCGGCAGGGGAAGAACTCGTCCGGGATTGATATTTAAGAGCACCTTACCCTGGTCAATAGAAAGTTTTGATTTGGTGCTTGAAGGTGAAATATTATTTCCACAACCTGTTTGGTTGAATGACAGTTGTTTTTTCCTGTTGCACTCAAAACTTATGAAAGGCCGGGAGCTGTTCTGGACATCAAGTACTGATGGAAAAACATGGAGTGAAAGCAGTAAAATTGCAAGTATGGGAGGTCATTTTCAAACAACCGGTGCTTTCGGAAATACTGTTTATACTGTGTTTAGTTATTATCCTGAAGGGAATATTGATAAGAGAACGAATCTCTATCTGCTTAAAACTGATGACTTTGGAAAGACCTGGAAAAATATTGATGGTAAGGTTATTACAGTTCCTTTGACAGAAGTGGTTAATGATGCACTGATAAAAGACTACTCAGACGAGAAAAAACTTGTATACATAAATGATCTGAACTTTGACTCTGAAGGTAATCCGGTTATCCTTGCAATCGTTAGCAGCGGATACAAACCGGGAGAAAGCGGGGAGCCCCGGGATTTAATAGTAATACGGTGGAAAGCAAATAAATGGCTATTCAGTAAAGTAGCCTCTGTAGACCATAACTTTGATATGGGGCCTATATTTATTTCGAAAGATGAATGGAGGATAATTGCTCCAACAGGGGTTGGAGTGCAGAAGAATGTAACAGGAGGTGAAATGGAACTTTGGGTAAGTAAAAATGAGGGTGCTGACTGGGAGAAATCTCATGAACTGACCAAAAATAGTATAAGAAATAATTCATATCCACGGAGACCTATGTACGCAGATAAAGATTTTTTTGCTTATTGGGTGGATGGAGATGCAGAGAATATTTCCCAGTCAATACTTTATTTTACAAATGAGAAATGCGATAAGATCTGGGTTTTGCCTTATAATATGAAGAAAGATTCAGAGAGGCCTGTACGTATAAAATAA